The following proteins are encoded in a genomic region of Alnus glutinosa chromosome 8, dhAlnGlut1.1, whole genome shotgun sequence:
- the LOC133875970 gene encoding heparanase-like protein 1, with protein sequence MGFIITLFLLLVSLPAILLAQEINFANIVVNGTTTIGETDDNYICATIDWFPSDTCRYNYCMLQNSSAITLDLSNPLLAKTIQAFRNLRLRIGGSPQDQVIYNVRSPSYPCHPFQQAGHGSLFGLTTGCLYMWRWDELNQFFNKTRAIVTFGLNALYGRKKQDTSILWVGDWDPSNTNALMNYTISKGYHIDSWEFGNELSGSGIGARVEAAQYAKDVINLKNNMNELYRKSNYKPKLAAPGGFFDRSWYTQLLQDSGSGIVDIVTHHIYNLGAGNDPNLISKILNPSYLSNSILGTFKNIEGMIQEHGPWASLWVGESGGAFQGGGRHVSDRFVNSFWYLDQLGMAAKYNTKVYCRQTLVGANYALLNRTTMEPNPDYYSALLWHRLMGKRVLEVHGLDASPYLRPYAHCSKGKAGITLLLINLSNQTNFIINVYNHMNIKLKENEKRRGESPFMRCLKAKVGLDGESLMREEYHLSPEDGNLRSQTSLLNGNPLNVSNGELPRLDPIFREEHAPIKVAPLSIAFIVIPNFEAPACV encoded by the exons ATGGGATTCATCATCACCTTGTTTCTCCTCCTGGTTTCTCTCCCTGCAATATTGTTGGCCCAAGAAATTAATTTTGCTAATATTGTTGTTAATGGCACTACAACAATTGGTGAAACTGATGATAATTACATTTGTGCAACAATTGATTGGTTTCCTAGTGATACATGTCGTTACAACTATTGTATGCTGCAAAATTCATCTGCCATAACTTTg gACCTGTCCAATCCTCTACTAGCCAAGACAATCCAAG CTTTCAGGAATTTGAGGCTTAGAATTGGAGGTTCTCCGCAAGACCAAGTAATTTATAACGTAAGAAGTCCAAGCTACCCTTGCCATCCATTTCAACAAGCAGGACACGGTTCATTGTTTGGATTAACAACTGGATGTTTATACATGTGGAGGTGGGATGAGTTGAACCagtttttcaataagacaag GGCAATCGTGACGTTTGGTTTGAATGCTCTCTATGGGAGGAAGAAGCAGGATACAAGTATACTTTGGGTCGGAGATTGGGACCCTAGTAACACTAATGCTCTAATGAACTATACGATCTCAAAGGGATACCATATTGATTCATGGGAATTTG GTAATGAGTTGAGTGGAAGTGGCATTGGTGCAAGAGTTGAAGCTGCACAATATGCAAAAGATGTGATCAACCTTAAAAACAATATGAATGAGTTGTATAGAAAATCCAATTACAAACCTAAACTTGCAGCCCCTGGAGGGTTCTTTGACCGAAGCTGGTATACTCAGCTTCTTCAGGATTCAGGTTCAGGCATAGTCGATATTGTGACACATCATATCTACAATTTAGGTGCAG GTAATGATCCTAATCTCATAAGTAAGATACTGAATCCTTCTTACTTGAGCAACAGCATATTAGGCACATTCAAAAATATTGAAGGGATGATTCAAGAGCATGGTCCTTGGGCTTCTTTATGGGTTGGAGAATCTGGTGGTGCCTTTCAAGGTGGTGGTCGTCATGTGTCTGATAGATTTGTGAATAGCTTCTG GTACTTGGATCAGCTTGGAATGGCAGCCAAGTACAACACTAAGGTATATTGCAGGCAGACTTTGGTTGGTGCAAACTATGCTCTCCTCAATAGAACCACAATGGAACCCAACCCTGATTACTACAG TGCACTTCTATGGCATCGACTTATGGGAAAAAGAGTTCTTGAAGTTCATGGACTTGATGCTTCACCATATTTACGCCCTTATGCTCATTGTTCAAAAGGAAAA GCGGGTATAACTTTGCTGTTGATTAATCTGAGCAACCAGACTAATTTCATAATCAATGTCTACAACCACATGAACATCAAGTTGAAGGAAAATGAGAAAAGGAGAGGAGAGAGTCCTTTCATGCGTTGTCTCAAGGCAAAAGTTGGTTTAGATGGAGAATCATTGATGAGAGAGGAGTACCACTTAAGTCCAGAAGATGGTAATCTTCGAAGCCAAACCTCACTACTTAATGGAAATCCATTGAATGTTAGCAATGGAGAACTCCCAAGATTGGACCCTATCTTTCGTGAAGAGCACGCTCCTATAAAAGTTGCACCTTTATCCATTGCCTTCATAGTCATTCCTAACTTTGAGGCTCCAGCTTGTGTGTAG
- the LOC133875971 gene encoding heparanase-like protein 1 yields MGFIITLFLLLVSLPAILLAQEINFANIVVNGTTTIGETDDNYICATIDWFPSDTCRYNYCMLQNSSAITLDLSNPLLAKTIQAFRNLRLRIGGSPQDQVIYNVGSPSYPCHPFQQAGHGSLFGLTTGCLYMWRWDELNQFFNKTRAIVTFGLNALYGRKKQDTSILWVGDWDPSNTNALMNYTISKGYHIDSWEFGNELSGSGIGARVEAAQYAKDVINLKSNMNELYRKSNYKPKLAAPGGFFDRSWYTQLLQDSGSGIVDIVTHHIYNLGAGNDPNLISKILNPSYLSNSILGTFKNIEGMIQEHGPWASLWVGESGGAFQGGGRHVSDRFVNSFWYLDQLGMAAKYNTKVYCRQTLVGANYALLNRTTMEPNPDYYSALLWHRLMGKRVLEVHGLDTSPYLRPYAHCSKGRAGITLLLINLSNQIDFLINVYNHTNIKLKENEKRRGESPFMRCLKAKVGSDGESLMREEYHLSPEDGNLRSQTSLLNGNPLNVSNGELPRLDPVFREEHAPIKVAPLSIAFIVIPNFEAPACV; encoded by the exons ATGGGATTCATCATCACCTTGTTTCTCCTCCTGGTTTCTCTCCCTGCAATATTGTTGGCCCAAGAAATTAATTTTGCTAATATTGTTGTTAATGGCACTACAACAATTGGTGAAACTGATGATAATTACATTTGTGCAACAATTGATTGGTTTCCTAGTGATACATGTCGTTACAACTATTGTATGCTGCAAAATTCATCTGCCATAACTTTg gACCTGTCCAATCCTCTACTAGCCAAGACAATCCAAG CTTTCAGGAATTTGAGGCTTAGAATTGGAGGTTCTCCGCAAGACCAAGTAATTTATAACGTCGGAAGTCCAAGCTACCCTTGCCATCCATTTCAACAAGCAGGACACGGTTCATTGTTTGGATTAACAACTGGATGTTTATACATGTGGAGGTGGGATGAGTTGAACCagtttttcaataagacaag GGCAATCGTGACGTTTGGATTGAATGCTCTCTATGGGAGGAAGAAGCAGGATACAAGTATACTTTGGGTCGGAGATTGGGACCCTAGTAACACTAATGCTCTAATGAACTATACGATCTCAAAGGGATACCATATTGATTCATGGGAATTTG GTAATGAGTTGAGTGGAAGTGGCATTGGTGCAAGAGTTGAAGCTGCACAATATGCAAAAGATGTGATCAACCTTAAAAGCAATATGAATGAGTTGTATAGAAAATCCAATTACAAACCTAAACTTGCAGCCCCTGGAGGGTTCTTTGACCGAAGCTGGTATACTCAGCTTCTTCAGGATTCAGGTTCAGGCATAGTCGATATTGTGACACATCATATCTACAATTTAGGTGCAG GTAATGATCCTAATCTCATAAGTAAGATACTGAATCCTTCTTACTTGAGCAACAGCATATTAGGCACATTCAAAAATATTGAAGGGATGATTCAAGAGCATGGTCCTTGGGCTTCTTTATGGGTTGGAGAATCTGGTGGTGCCTTTCAAGGTGGTGGTCGTCATGTGTCTGATAGATTTGTGAATAGCTTCTG GTACTTGGATCAGCTTGGAATGGCAGCCAAGTACAACACTAAGGTATATTGCAGGCAGACTTTGGTTGGTGCAAACTATGCTCTCCTCAACAGAACCACAATGGAACCCAACCCTGATTACTACAG TGCACTTCTATGGCATCGACTTATGGGAAAAAGAGTTCTTGAAGTTCATGGACTTGATACTTCACCATATTTACGTCCTTATGCTCATTGTTCAAAAGGAAGA GCGGGTATAACTTTGCTGCTGATTAATTTGAGCAACCAGATTGATTTCTTAATCAATGTCTACAACCACACGAACATCAAGTTGAAGGAAAACGAGAAAAGGAGAGGAGAGAGTCCTTTCATGCGTTGTCTCAAGGCAAAAGTTGGTTCAGATGGAGAATCATTGATGAGAGAAGAGTACCACTTAAGTCCAGAAGATGGTAATCTTCGAAGCCAAACTTCACTTCTTAATGGAAATCCATTGAATGTTAGCAATGGAGAACTCCCAAGATTGGACCCTGTCTTTCGTGAAGAGCATGCTCCAATAAAAGTTGCACCTTTATCCATTGCCTTCATAGTCATTCCTAACTTTGAGGCTCCAGCTTGTGTGTAG